From the Thermococcus guaymasensis DSM 11113 genome, one window contains:
- the pfpI gene encoding deglycase PfpI translates to MRVLFLTADGFEDLELIYPLHRIKEEGHEVYVASFKRGKITGKHGYSVDVDLTFDEVDPDEFDALVLPGGKAPEIVRLNETTVEIARKMFEAGKPVASICHGPQILISAGVLKGRKGTSTITIRDDVINAGAEWVNEEVVVDGNWVSSRHPGDLYAWMREFVKLLR, encoded by the coding sequence ATGAGGGTACTGTTTTTGACTGCCGATGGTTTTGAAGACTTGGAACTGATTTATCCGCTTCACAGGATAAAGGAGGAGGGCCACGAGGTCTACGTGGCAAGCTTCAAGAGGGGCAAGATAACTGGAAAGCACGGCTACTCCGTTGATGTTGATCTGACCTTCGATGAGGTCGATCCCGACGAGTTCGACGCACTCGTCCTGCCGGGAGGAAAGGCGCCGGAGATCGTCAGGCTCAACGAGACGACCGTCGAGATAGCGAGGAAGATGTTCGAGGCAGGGAAGCCCGTCGCAAGCATCTGCCACGGTCCGCAGATACTCATCTCAGCGGGCGTGCTCAAGGGCAGGAAGGGGACGAGCACGATAACCATCAGGGATGACGTGATAAACGCCGGTGCCGAATGGGTTAACGAGGAAGTAGTCGTTGACGGCAACTGGGTCAGCTCAAGACACCCCGGCGACCTCTACGCCTGGATGAGGGAGTTCGTCAAGCTCCTCCGCTGA
- a CDS encoding SPL family radical SAM protein: MYIRPFDPWKSKLCTCPFKYTLNVYTGCDHACVYCYITSYIPNAFRVRIKEGLLPKLERELRKLDKRYIVALSYSSDPYPTVERELGITRKVLELFRRYDVRCLLLTKSDIFKRDLDILSELRCAVGVTVTTVDERKAKLLEPNAPSPKARIRALRAAKREGIPVYARIDPIIPLYTWEDFEETLNALDFVNHITVSTLKLRPDSKKRMFAKFPRLMERLWPLYEKGERIGGYYYLPRELRLRILQRAEKEITERGITFGSCRESYRSYPSCDGSHLVP; this comes from the coding sequence ATGTATATCCGGCCCTTTGATCCGTGGAAGTCGAAACTCTGCACCTGCCCCTTCAAGTACACTCTGAACGTGTACACAGGCTGCGATCACGCTTGCGTTTACTGCTACATAACCAGTTACATCCCCAATGCTTTCCGGGTGAGGATTAAGGAGGGCCTGCTTCCAAAGCTTGAACGGGAACTCAGAAAGCTCGACAAACGATACATTGTGGCGCTCTCATACTCTTCTGACCCATACCCCACTGTGGAACGGGAGCTTGGGATAACAAGGAAGGTTCTCGAACTCTTCCGGCGCTATGACGTCCGCTGTCTGCTCCTGACGAAGTCAGACATCTTTAAGCGCGACCTAGACATTCTGAGTGAACTTCGCTGTGCCGTGGGAGTCACCGTTACGACTGTGGACGAGCGGAAGGCCAAGCTCCTTGAACCGAATGCTCCTTCCCCAAAGGCAAGAATACGGGCGCTCCGGGCGGCCAAAAGGGAGGGAATTCCTGTCTATGCTCGGATTGACCCAATAATCCCGCTCTATACTTGGGAAGACTTTGAAGAGACGCTGAACGCTTTGGACTTTGTGAACCACATCACAGTCTCCACTCTCAAGCTGAGACCCGACTCAAAAAAAAGAATGTTCGCCAAGTTTCCCCGGCTCATGGAAAGGCTGTGGCCACTCTACGAGAAGGGGGAGAGGATCGGGGGTTACTACTACCTGCCCAGAGAGCTTCGGCTCCGAATTCTCCAAAGGGCGGAGAAAGAAATAACGGAACGGGGGATAACTTTTGGCTCGTGCAGGGAGAGTTACCGCTCGTACCCCAGCTGTGATGGGTCTCACTTGGTTCCTTGA
- a CDS encoding family 4A encapsulin nanocompartment shell protein yields the protein MRGDLIRILSTVEEKANELKLDGYNPDVVVVGKQAYDFIKEQVREEFGGEEDVIELSGLKVRVLEELEGDAVVIDSKALGLGLGGAKRFKVVL from the coding sequence ATGAGAGGAGACTTGATCCGTATTCTGAGTACAGTGGAAGAGAAGGCCAATGAGCTAAAACTCGATGGATACAACCCAGATGTTGTGGTGGTCGGGAAACAGGCCTACGATTTTATAAAAGAGCAAGTGAGGGAAGAATTTGGAGGTGAGGAAGACGTCATTGAGCTTTCGGGACTGAAAGTCAGGGTTCTGGAGGAGCTTGAAGGAGACGCGGTTGTTATAGACAGCAAGGCGCTAGGCCTCGGTTTGGGTGGGGCGAAGCGCTTTAAGGTCGTCCTGTAA
- the tuf gene encoding translation elongation factor EF-1 subunit alpha translates to MAKEKPHVNIVFIGHVDHGKSTTIGRLLFDTANIPEQIIKKFEEMGEKGKSFKFAWVMDRLKEERERGITIDVAHTKFETPHRYITIIDAPGHRDFVKNMITGASQADAAVLVVAATDGVMPQTKEHAFLARTLGINHIIVAVNKMDMVNYDQKVFEKVKAQVEKLLKMLGYKDFPVIPISAWEGDNVVKKSDKMPWYNGPTLIEALDQIPEPPKPTDKPLRIPIQDVYSIKGVGTVPVGRVETGILKVGDVVIFEPASTIFHKPIQGEVKSIEMHHEPLQEALPGDNIGFNVRGVGKNDIKRGDVAGHTNNPPTVVRPKDTFKAQIIVLNHPTAITVGYTPVLHAHTTQVAVRFEQLLAKLDPRTGNVLEENPQFIKTGDSAIVILRPTKAMVIEPVKEIPQLGRFAIRDMGQTVAAGMVISIQKAE, encoded by the coding sequence ATGGCTAAGGAGAAGCCGCACGTTAATATAGTCTTTATAGGCCACGTCGACCACGGAAAGAGCACCACCATCGGAAGGCTGCTCTTCGACACCGCCAACATCCCGGAGCAGATCATCAAGAAGTTCGAGGAGATGGGTGAGAAGGGCAAGTCCTTCAAGTTCGCTTGGGTCATGGACAGGCTCAAGGAGGAGCGCGAGAGGGGTATCACCATTGACGTCGCCCACACCAAGTTCGAGACCCCGCACAGGTACATCACCATCATCGACGCTCCTGGCCACAGGGACTTCGTTAAGAACATGATCACCGGTGCCAGCCAGGCTGACGCGGCAGTTCTCGTCGTCGCCGCCACCGACGGTGTCATGCCGCAGACCAAGGAGCACGCCTTCCTTGCCAGGACCCTCGGTATCAACCACATAATCGTCGCCGTCAACAAGATGGACATGGTCAACTACGACCAGAAGGTCTTCGAGAAGGTCAAGGCTCAGGTCGAGAAGCTCCTCAAGATGCTCGGCTACAAGGACTTCCCGGTCATCCCGATCAGCGCTTGGGAGGGCGACAACGTCGTTAAGAAGAGCGACAAGATGCCCTGGTACAACGGCCCGACCCTCATCGAGGCCCTCGACCAGATACCCGAGCCGCCGAAGCCGACCGACAAGCCGCTCAGGATACCGATCCAGGACGTTTACTCCATCAAGGGTGTCGGTACCGTCCCGGTCGGTCGTGTCGAGACCGGTATCCTCAAGGTCGGTGACGTCGTCATCTTCGAGCCGGCCAGCACCATCTTCCACAAGCCGATCCAGGGTGAGGTCAAGTCCATCGAGATGCACCACGAGCCGCTCCAGGAAGCCCTTCCGGGCGACAATATCGGATTCAACGTCCGTGGCGTTGGTAAGAACGACATAAAGCGCGGTGACGTTGCCGGACACACCAACAACCCGCCGACCGTCGTCAGGCCGAAGGACACCTTCAAGGCCCAGATCATCGTCCTCAACCACCCGACTGCAATAACCGTCGGCTACACCCCGGTTCTCCACGCCCACACCACCCAGGTTGCCGTCAGGTTCGAGCAGCTCCTCGCCAAGCTTGACCCGAGGACCGGTAACGTCCTCGAGGAGAACCCGCAGTTCATCAAGACCGGTGACTCCGCCATCGTCATCCTCAGGCCGACCAAGGCCATGGTCATCGAGCCGGTCAAGGAGATCCCACAGCTCGGCAGGTTCGCTATCCGTGACATGGGCCAGACCGTCGCTGCCGGTATGGTTATCTCCATCCAGAAGGCCGAGTGA
- a CDS encoding triphosphoribosyl-dephospho-CoA synthase has product MERWKIVRAFLLGPLIEAAVPKPGNVNRFRDFEDLTFYHFLFADTAVAGVYYEAVKTAELLKKGILEPWEAGLGELMRRAVQASREAQDANPNFGIIALSLPLMMGMAIGRNMLDARKKARLLIEESTVRDTMEFYRAIRIANPKGIPSGVKYDVYSDDSFRELFQDEINLARLAEISCERELIFCEWLNEYELSYSTFGRLYELIKELPLEDAVVRAFVELLANNLDTLIIRKAGVEEAKLVQEKAKKVLKGELTVEELDAFMREKGDLRNPGSLADIMAVSLSLLVLRGLRIELKDGKVWGVTGRP; this is encoded by the coding sequence ATGGAGAGGTGGAAGATAGTCCGTGCATTCCTCCTCGGGCCGCTTATCGAGGCAGCGGTTCCCAAGCCCGGCAACGTAAACCGCTTTAGGGACTTCGAGGATTTGACATTTTACCACTTCCTGTTTGCGGACACGGCCGTTGCGGGGGTTTACTACGAGGCCGTGAAGACCGCGGAGCTTTTGAAGAAAGGCATTCTTGAGCCCTGGGAAGCAGGATTGGGGGAGCTGATGCGGCGGGCAGTTCAGGCGTCGCGCGAGGCTCAAGACGCCAACCCAAACTTCGGTATCATTGCCCTCTCACTTCCGCTCATGATGGGGATGGCAATCGGGAGAAACATGCTTGATGCAAGGAAAAAGGCGAGACTTCTGATAGAAGAATCAACGGTCAGGGACACCATGGAGTTCTACCGGGCGATACGGATTGCCAACCCCAAGGGAATCCCCAGCGGCGTTAAATATGACGTCTATTCCGACGACTCCTTCAGAGAGCTGTTCCAGGACGAAATAAACCTGGCAAGGCTGGCTGAGATAAGCTGTGAGCGAGAGCTGATATTCTGCGAGTGGCTCAATGAATACGAGCTGAGCTACTCGACCTTCGGACGTCTCTACGAGCTGATAAAGGAGCTTCCACTGGAAGATGCCGTGGTGAGGGCCTTCGTAGAGCTGCTCGCGAACAACCTTGACACGCTCATCATACGAAAAGCAGGGGTTGAAGAGGCGAAGCTTGTCCAGGAGAAAGCAAAGAAAGTTCTCAAGGGGGAACTGACCGTTGAGGAGCTGGACGCTTTTATGCGGGAAAAAGGCGACCTGAGAAACCCGGGTAGCTTGGCCGACATTATGGCAGTCTCGCTCAGCCTGCTCGTCTTGAGGGGATTAAGAATAGAATTGAAAGATGGAAAAGTCTGGGGAGTTACAGGACGACCTTAA
- a CDS encoding tyrosine--tRNA ligase produces the protein MDVEKKIELIKRKPTEELLTEENLRRLFEVGVPMQHYIGFEISGYIHLGTGLMAGAKIADLQEAGIKTRIFLADWHSWINDKLGGDLETIQKVALTYFKEGMKQSIKVMGGDPDKVEFVLASEILEKGDYWQTVIDISKNVTLARMMRSITIMGRQMGEAIDFAKLIYPAMQVADIFYQGVTITHAGMDQRKAHVIAIEVAPKLRYHPLEWKGEKLKPVALHHHLLLGLQEPPVWPIESEEQFKELKTQMKMSKSKPYSAVFIHDSPEEIRQKLRKAFCPAREVKYNPVLDWAEYIIFREEPTEFTIHRPAKFGGDVTYTTFEELKRDFAEGKLHPLDLKNAVAEYLIELLKPVREYFEKHPEPLELMKEVQITR, from the coding sequence ATGGACGTGGAAAAAAAGATAGAGCTGATAAAGAGAAAGCCAACGGAGGAACTTCTTACCGAAGAGAACCTGAGGCGCCTGTTTGAGGTTGGCGTTCCCATGCAGCACTACATAGGCTTCGAGATAAGCGGTTACATTCACCTTGGTACCGGTCTCATGGCTGGAGCGAAGATAGCCGACCTCCAGGAGGCTGGAATCAAGACGAGGATTTTCCTCGCCGACTGGCACAGCTGGATAAACGACAAGCTCGGCGGCGATCTAGAGACGATACAGAAGGTCGCGCTCACTTACTTCAAGGAGGGCATGAAGCAGAGCATAAAGGTCATGGGCGGAGACCCGGACAAGGTTGAGTTCGTCCTCGCGAGTGAGATACTGGAGAAGGGCGACTACTGGCAGACGGTCATAGACATCTCCAAGAACGTTACCCTCGCAAGGATGATGCGCTCCATAACCATCATGGGCCGCCAGATGGGGGAGGCGATAGACTTCGCCAAGCTCATATACCCGGCAATGCAGGTCGCCGACATCTTCTACCAGGGCGTTACCATCACCCACGCTGGAATGGATCAGAGGAAGGCCCACGTCATAGCCATCGAGGTCGCCCCGAAGCTCAGATACCACCCGCTTGAGTGGAAGGGCGAGAAGCTCAAGCCTGTCGCTCTGCACCACCACCTCCTCCTCGGCCTGCAGGAGCCACCGGTCTGGCCGATAGAGAGCGAGGAGCAGTTCAAAGAGCTGAAGACCCAGATGAAGATGAGCAAGAGCAAGCCCTACTCGGCCGTATTCATCCACGACAGCCCGGAGGAAATCAGGCAGAAGCTCAGGAAGGCCTTCTGCCCCGCTAGGGAGGTTAAGTACAATCCCGTCCTCGACTGGGCCGAGTACATAATCTTCCGCGAGGAGCCGACTGAGTTCACAATCCACCGCCCGGCCAAATTCGGCGGCGACGTTACCTACACGACCTTCGAGGAGCTCAAGAGAGACTTCGCGGAAGGAAAGCTTCACCCGCTCGACCTCAAGAACGCGGTCGCCGAATACCTCATTGAGCTCCTCAAGCCTGTCAGAGAGTACTTCGAGAAGCACCCAGAGCCGCTGGAGCTCATGAAAGAGGTGCAGATTACCCGCTGA
- the rpsJ gene encoding 30S ribosomal protein S10, with protein sequence MQKARIKLASTNIKALNEVTDQIKQIAERTGVRMSGPIPLPTKRIRITTRKSPDGEGTATFDRWELRVHKRLVDIEADERAMRQIMRIRVPEDVTIEIELIS encoded by the coding sequence ATGCAGAAGGCTAGGATTAAGCTTGCGAGCACGAACATCAAGGCCCTCAACGAGGTCACCGACCAGATCAAGCAGATTGCCGAGAGAACCGGTGTCAGGATGAGCGGTCCGATACCTCTTCCCACCAAGAGGATAAGGATCACCACCAGGAAGAGCCCTGACGGGGAGGGAACAGCCACTTTCGACCGCTGGGAGCTTCGCGTTCACAAGAGGCTCGTCGACATCGAAGCTGATGAAAGGGCCATGCGCCAGATCATGCGCATCCGTGTCCCTGAGGACGTCACCATTGAGATCGAACTCATCTCCTGA
- a CDS encoding gamma-glutamyl-gamma-aminobutyrate hydrolase family protein: MKPVIVIVVGNLTDPKSKWAPYHFKAIERAGGIPVMHLGVGNPKDVTEIADGILLTEGPDVHPYFYGEDPSPHIRNVDYERDKFEIGLFKQARKMDIPVLGVCRGMHVMNVATNGTLYQDLEKEIPKGIKHDWDPSMTSPEQRLHSIRLKASSKLYDILKDRLNVASTNEVFIHVNSFHHQGIKRVGEGFRAVAFSIDGVTEAIESDDGFYIGVQWNPQFLPEMLSLYEALVKAAKESQKRRIERENIEMEAEDQGTK; the protein is encoded by the coding sequence ATGAAGCCTGTTATTGTAATAGTAGTGGGCAACCTCACTGACCCCAAATCAAAATGGGCTCCTTATCATTTTAAGGCCATAGAGCGCGCGGGTGGAATCCCTGTAATGCACCTAGGTGTTGGGAATCCAAAAGACGTGACCGAGATAGCCGATGGGATACTCCTCACAGAGGGGCCGGACGTGCACCCCTATTTCTACGGTGAAGACCCCTCCCCACACATCAGGAACGTTGACTACGAGAGGGACAAGTTTGAGATCGGGCTGTTTAAACAAGCACGCAAAATGGACATACCCGTTCTCGGAGTTTGCAGGGGAATGCATGTTATGAATGTTGCCACTAATGGGACACTCTATCAAGACCTAGAAAAAGAGATCCCTAAGGGCATAAAGCACGACTGGGACCCCTCGATGACAAGTCCAGAACAGCGGCTTCACAGCATAAGACTGAAGGCTTCCTCAAAGCTCTACGACATCCTTAAAGACAGACTCAATGTCGCCAGCACTAACGAGGTGTTTATCCACGTCAACAGCTTCCACCACCAGGGTATAAAGCGAGTCGGGGAAGGGTTCAGGGCAGTGGCATTTTCCATAGATGGGGTCACAGAAGCAATCGAATCCGACGACGGGTTCTATATCGGTGTCCAGTGGAACCCCCAGTTCCTCCCTGAAATGCTCTCCCTCTACGAGGCGCTGGTTAAGGCTGCCAAAGAGAGCCAGAAGAGAAGGATCGAAAGGGAGAACATAGAGATGGAGGCCGAAGATCAAGGAACCAAGTGA
- a CDS encoding PspC domain-containing protein, with protein MDESTKKLTRSRKNRVFFGVVGGLAEYLNIDPTLLRVILVVLLVFNPFAMILLYFLLALVIPEENREERPLGDRLSELAEETEKRVNEIISSGDTRTLAIILIVLGATLVAKSFLPLIIRPVDETTLLAIVLLIMGAILLVEGD; from the coding sequence ATGGACGAGAGCACGAAGAAATTAACAAGATCCAGAAAGAACCGTGTCTTCTTTGGAGTCGTTGGGGGTTTAGCTGAGTACCTGAATATAGATCCCACTCTCCTCAGGGTTATACTTGTCGTTCTGCTGGTCTTCAACCCCTTTGCAATGATACTTCTCTACTTCCTGCTCGCTCTTGTCATCCCAGAAGAGAACCGCGAAGAAAGGCCCCTTGGAGATAGGCTCAGTGAGCTAGCCGAAGAGACTGAAAAACGGGTCAATGAAATAATTTCAAGTGGTGACACCAGAACCCTTGCCATAATCCTGATAGTACTGGGAGCGACCCTCGTGGCAAAGTCCTTCCTTCCTCTGATAATCAGGCCCGTGGATGAAACAACGCTCTTGGCGATCGTGCTCCTTATCATGGGTGCAATACTGCTCGTGGAGGGTGATTGA
- a CDS encoding carbamoyltransferase family protein: MILGVHDGHDAGAVLIDGERIFAVNEERLNRVKKYRGFPELSIKTVLEMADARPEDVDVIAVAGIFRRQKRLLELEERLKAIFGPEFKRKVLFVEHHLAHSASAYYTSGWREALAVSIDAAGDGLSSSIYVARDGEMVRIAQSTYIDSLGDFYASVTELLGFRPMRHEGKVMSLAAYGRPSYDLSAIIELNGLSFENHLKVIGVEATRKLAEFFGYPFSRAKEIANQMKHGKLNGELQRKAIKIAASAQAHLEKLIEELGMNLRSKGFPLAYAGGVAQNVKANAVLRHIVGDDNLWVFPAMDDGGLAFGAAIFVKAQFERLDGRWRPFKLEHVYLGPSYDEAYVEDFLRDKGLEFEEVDEKFVADVLAEGKLVGFFQGAMEFGPRALGNRSILASPSDESVKERLNLALKRDVFQPFAPSLLWRRAGDYLEDLEGRPNEFMTMSYTASDVFRELAPAVVHVDGTTRPQAVKKEVNPSYYKVIKAFERRTGIGAVLNTSFNMHGEPIVCSPEDALRTFRRAGLDVLVIDGFAIVGH; encoded by the coding sequence ATGATTCTCGGGGTTCACGACGGCCACGACGCGGGAGCGGTGCTGATAGACGGCGAGAGGATTTTCGCAGTCAACGAAGAACGCCTTAATAGGGTTAAGAAGTACAGGGGCTTCCCCGAGCTGAGCATCAAAACCGTTCTCGAAATGGCCGACGCGAGGCCGGAAGACGTTGATGTAATAGCCGTTGCCGGGATTTTCAGGAGGCAAAAGAGGCTTTTGGAGCTTGAAGAAAGGCTGAAGGCAATCTTTGGGCCAGAGTTCAAGAGGAAGGTGCTTTTCGTGGAGCACCACCTCGCTCATTCCGCGAGCGCCTACTATACATCGGGCTGGCGCGAGGCTTTGGCAGTGAGCATAGACGCGGCCGGGGACGGTCTGAGCTCTTCCATTTACGTGGCGAGGGACGGCGAGATGGTCAGGATAGCGCAGAGCACTTACATAGACTCCCTCGGCGACTTTTACGCCTCAGTTACCGAGCTTCTGGGTTTCAGGCCGATGAGGCACGAGGGCAAGGTCATGAGCCTAGCCGCCTACGGAAGGCCAAGCTACGACCTGAGCGCGATAATAGAGCTCAACGGCCTGAGCTTTGAAAACCATCTCAAGGTAATCGGCGTTGAAGCGACCAGAAAGCTGGCGGAGTTCTTTGGCTACCCATTTTCCCGGGCAAAGGAGATTGCGAACCAGATGAAGCACGGAAAGCTTAACGGCGAGCTCCAGAGGAAGGCCATCAAGATAGCCGCGAGCGCACAGGCCCACCTTGAGAAGCTCATTGAGGAGTTAGGCATGAATCTCAGGTCAAAGGGGTTCCCCTTGGCCTATGCCGGTGGAGTTGCGCAGAACGTCAAGGCCAACGCCGTGCTGAGGCACATCGTTGGGGACGACAACCTCTGGGTCTTCCCCGCGATGGACGACGGCGGATTAGCGTTTGGCGCGGCAATCTTCGTTAAAGCCCAGTTCGAGAGGCTCGACGGCAGATGGAGGCCCTTCAAGCTTGAGCACGTCTACCTCGGCCCATCATATGATGAGGCCTACGTCGAGGACTTCTTGAGAGATAAGGGTCTCGAATTCGAGGAGGTTGACGAGAAGTTTGTCGCCGATGTTCTTGCCGAGGGAAAGCTCGTCGGCTTCTTCCAGGGGGCAATGGAGTTCGGGCCGAGGGCTTTAGGCAACCGCTCAATTTTAGCCAGCCCTTCCGATGAAAGCGTCAAGGAGAGGCTTAATCTGGCGCTAAAGAGGGACGTCTTCCAGCCCTTCGCGCCCTCTCTGCTCTGGAGGAGGGCAGGAGACTACCTCGAAGACCTTGAAGGCAGGCCGAACGAGTTCATGACGATGAGCTACACCGCCAGCGACGTCTTCAGGGAGCTTGCTCCGGCCGTTGTTCACGTTGACGGCACGACGAGGCCCCAGGCGGTTAAGAAGGAGGTGAACCCGAGCTATTACAAAGTCATCAAAGCCTTCGAGAGGAGAACCGGTATCGGGGCCGTCCTGAACACGAGCTTCAACATGCACGGCGAGCCGATAGTCTGCTCTCCAGAAGATGCGCTGAGAACCTTTAGAAGGGCCGGGCTGGACGTTCTGGTCATTGATGGGTTTGCTATTGTGGGGCACTGA
- a CDS encoding aminotransferase-like domain-containing protein codes for MQEKLERKLASGSLNFESFFSEKALQMKASEIRELLKLVETSDVISLAGGLPAPETFPVDIIKKIAEEVLTEHADKALQYGTTKGFTPLRLALARWMEKRYDIPMSKVEVMMVAGSQQALDLIGRVFINPGDVVIVEGPTYLAALNAFKYYEPEFVSIPMDHDGMRMDILEEKLEELKRAGKRVKFVYTVSTFQNPMGVTMSLERRKHLIELAKEYDFLIVEDNPYSELRYSGKPVPPIKHFDDEGRVLYLGTFSKILAPGFRLGWIAAHPHFIRKIEIAKQAVDLCANTLGQVIAWKYVEGGYLDEHIPKIIEFYRPRRDAMLEALEEYMPEGVEWTKPDGGMFIWVTLPEGIDTKLMMEKAVAKGVAYVPGEAFFAHRDVKNTMRLNFTYVPEEKIREGVRRLAETIKEELKRA; via the coding sequence ATGCAGGAAAAGCTTGAGAGAAAGCTCGCATCTGGGTCCCTAAACTTTGAGTCATTCTTTTCGGAGAAAGCCCTCCAGATGAAGGCTTCAGAGATTAGGGAGCTCCTAAAGCTTGTCGAAACTAGTGATGTCATAAGCCTTGCGGGTGGTCTCCCTGCTCCTGAAACGTTTCCAGTAGACATCATCAAGAAGATCGCTGAAGAAGTCCTGACAGAACACGCCGATAAGGCCCTGCAGTACGGCACGACAAAGGGATTTACCCCTCTCCGCCTTGCCCTCGCGAGGTGGATGGAAAAGCGCTATGATATTCCGATGAGCAAGGTCGAAGTAATGATGGTCGCCGGGTCGCAGCAGGCCCTCGACCTTATCGGTAGGGTCTTCATAAACCCAGGCGATGTGGTTATCGTTGAGGGCCCCACGTACCTCGCGGCACTCAACGCCTTTAAATACTATGAACCGGAGTTTGTCAGCATCCCCATGGACCACGACGGAATGAGAATGGACATCCTCGAAGAAAAGCTGGAGGAACTGAAGAGGGCAGGAAAGCGCGTTAAGTTCGTATATACCGTGTCCACCTTCCAGAACCCCATGGGAGTTACGATGAGCCTTGAGAGAAGAAAACACCTCATAGAACTTGCTAAGGAGTACGACTTCCTGATCGTTGAAGATAACCCATACAGTGAACTCCGCTACTCCGGTAAGCCCGTCCCACCGATAAAGCACTTCGATGACGAAGGACGCGTCCTCTACCTTGGAACGTTCTCCAAGATACTTGCCCCCGGCTTCAGGCTTGGATGGATTGCAGCTCACCCGCACTTCATAAGGAAAATAGAGATAGCAAAGCAGGCCGTTGACCTCTGTGCCAACACATTGGGACAGGTCATAGCGTGGAAGTACGTCGAGGGAGGATACCTCGACGAGCACATACCCAAGATAATAGAGTTCTACAGGCCAAGGAGAGACGCCATGCTCGAAGCTTTGGAGGAGTACATGCCGGAAGGCGTTGAGTGGACCAAACCGGACGGAGGAATGTTCATCTGGGTCACCCTGCCAGAGGGCATCGATACCAAGCTCATGATGGAGAAGGCCGTTGCAAAGGGCGTCGCCTATGTTCCGGGCGAGGCATTCTTCGCTCACCGCGATGTCAAGAACACCATGCGCCTGAACTTCACATACGTGCCCGAGGAGAAGATACGCGAGGGCGTTAGGAGGCTCGCAGAAACGATTAAAGAAGAGCTCAAGAGGGCCTGA
- a CDS encoding OsmC family protein — translation MADEIKGKVEWFKDYQFIGSIEGDKCSIILGEGGISPMRLLLLSVAGCTAYDVVMILNKMREPIEGLEVEISGERREGHPRIYKKVHLHYKIYGNVSEEKARRAIELSQDKYCSASAHMKLSGAEVTYSVEIIKS, via the coding sequence ATGGCAGACGAAATTAAAGGTAAAGTAGAGTGGTTTAAAGACTATCAATTCATCGGGAGTATAGAAGGTGATAAGTGCTCAATCATCCTCGGAGAGGGCGGCATAAGCCCGATGAGGCTCCTCCTTCTAAGCGTTGCTGGCTGCACTGCCTACGACGTTGTTATGATCCTCAATAAAATGAGGGAGCCAATTGAAGGCCTTGAGGTCGAGATCTCAGGAGAAAGGAGAGAAGGGCATCCCCGGATATACAAGAAAGTCCATCTCCACTACAAGATCTACGGAAATGTGAGCGAGGAGAAAGCCCGGCGAGCAATAGAACTCAGCCAGGATAAATACTGCTCCGCAAGTGCACACATGAAGCTCAGTGGAGCGGAAGTTACGTATTCTGTCGAGATCATCAAAAGTTAG
- the snatA gene encoding neutral amino acid NAAT transporter SnatA, whose protein sequence is MIEAIKYFLIIYSGLFAITNPIGAVPVFLSVTHDLSEGVRREIARKTSITVAVTLMVFALLGQWIFRFFGSSVDAFAIAGGILLFKMAMEMLSGKLSSVKISDEETEEFSEEVVTLEEVAIIPLAIPLISGPGAITTVMIYTAKSTTIPEKAAVIASILAIGLTVWLVLCSSNRIQKRLGRVGIKVMTRMMGLILTSMAVQMIINGIKGAFGL, encoded by the coding sequence GTGATAGAGGCCATTAAGTACTTTCTCATAATCTATTCCGGGCTTTTTGCCATAACGAATCCCATTGGCGCTGTCCCAGTGTTCCTCAGCGTTACCCACGACCTCTCAGAGGGAGTGCGGCGAGAGATAGCAAGAAAAACATCCATAACCGTAGCGGTAACGCTCATGGTCTTTGCCCTCCTCGGGCAGTGGATATTTCGGTTCTTTGGTTCCAGTGTAGATGCCTTTGCCATAGCCGGCGGCATTCTTCTCTTCAAGATGGCGATGGAGATGCTGTCCGGAAAGTTGTCCTCAGTAAAGATAAGCGATGAAGAAACAGAGGAGTTCAGCGAAGAAGTCGTTACACTGGAGGAAGTCGCCATAATCCCGCTCGCAATACCACTGATCTCCGGCCCGGGTGCGATAACCACCGTGATGATCTATACCGCCAAGAGCACTACCATCCCGGAGAAAGCTGCAGTAATAGCAAGCATCCTAGCGATAGGCCTAACGGTCTGGCTGGTTCTCTGCTCTTCCAACAGGATACAGAAAAGACTTGGAAGAGTTGGTATCAAAGTGATGACGAGAATGATGGGTCTGATACTGACCTCAATGGCCGTGCAGATGATCATAAACGGGATCAAGGGAGCTTTTGGGCTCTGA